From Cellulomonas chengniuliangii, the proteins below share one genomic window:
- a CDS encoding DUF485 domain-containing protein, translated as MSEVAQQNETDYERVQRSPEFQALRHRFRRFVFPMTALFLAWYLLYVLLADYAHDFMSTRVSGNITVGLLFGLGQFVSTFVITMVYARWANKHQDPVAAELRAEIEDGKLA; from the coding sequence ATGTCCGAGGTTGCCCAGCAGAACGAGACCGACTACGAACGGGTGCAACGCTCTCCGGAGTTCCAGGCGCTGCGGCACCGGTTCCGCCGGTTCGTCTTCCCCATGACCGCGCTCTTCCTCGCCTGGTACCTGCTCTACGTCCTCCTGGCCGACTACGCCCACGACTTCATGAGCACGCGGGTGTCGGGCAACATCACCGTCGGCCTGCTGTTCGGGCTCGGCCAGTTCGTCTCCACGTTCGTCATCACCATGGTCTACGCCCGATGGGCCAACAAGCACCAGGACCCCGTGGCCGCTGAGCTCCGCGCCGAGATCGAAGACGGGAAGCTCGCATGA